From the genome of Candidatus Deferrimicrobium sp., one region includes:
- a CDS encoding NAD(P)H-dependent glycerol-3-phosphate dehydrogenase, whose translation MNRERKESVAVVGAGSWGTAFAAMLAGRHESVTLWAYEAEVCADLRDRRENRAFLPGIALSPAIRPTNDLAEAVSGKTAVIFAVPSHHLRQVAARAAAHLSPDACLVSLAKGMENGTLKRMTEVLAEASPGHAPRIAALSGPTFAREVAEGKPTGATVAARDLSVARRLQRALYG comes from the coding sequence GTGAACAGGGAAAGGAAGGAGTCGGTCGCCGTCGTCGGGGCGGGGTCATGGGGGACGGCGTTCGCCGCGATGCTCGCCGGACGGCACGAATCGGTCACCTTGTGGGCGTACGAGGCGGAGGTGTGTGCCGACCTCCGGGACCGGCGGGAAAACCGCGCCTTCCTCCCGGGGATCGCGCTTTCCCCGGCGATCCGGCCGACGAACGATCTCGCGGAGGCGGTTTCCGGGAAGACGGCGGTGATCTTCGCGGTCCCGTCCCATCACCTGCGGCAGGTGGCGGCCCGGGCGGCGGCGCACCTCTCCCCCGACGCGTGCCTCGTCTCCCTGGCCAAGGGGATGGAGAACGGTACGCTGAAACGGATGACGGAGGTTCTCGCGGAGGCGTCCCCGGGGCACGCCCCCCGTATCGCGGCTCTTTCCGGCCCGACTTTCGCCCGCGAGGTGGCGGAAGGGAAGCCGACGGGGGCCACGGTGGCGGCGCGCGATCTCTCGGTCGCCCGGCGGCTGCAGCGCGCGCTGTACGGT
- a CDS encoding tetratricopeptide repeat protein — protein MGRAWRIGFLCGGLLLGAACADPARERYERAEKELLSQKMEAALSDYRYIARDHPQSRYAPAALLRQGDLYGGYYRNFPAALEAYGSLVYNYPRASEVPRALMRTAEIHLLQYLDPTSAAADLERIRKEFPRFEGEDEVLFLLARAYGAAGEDERQAAALAELTKRFPKSNRAAEGRWMLAYALLGQRRYADAEREFRKLLYLSTERESTVQARWGVAQSLEGMGDLPGAIDQYEALRGDGGDPAFVTEKIERLKARLRKP, from the coding sequence ATGGGGAGGGCGTGGAGGATCGGGTTCCTGTGCGGGGGGCTGCTGTTGGGGGCGGCGTGCGCCGATCCGGCCCGGGAGCGGTACGAGCGGGCGGAGAAGGAGCTCCTTTCGCAGAAGATGGAGGCGGCACTCTCCGACTACCGGTACATCGCCCGGGACCATCCGCAGTCGCGGTATGCTCCGGCCGCCCTGCTGCGCCAGGGAGACCTCTACGGCGGATACTACCGGAACTTTCCCGCCGCGCTCGAGGCGTACGGGTCGCTCGTGTACAACTATCCGAGGGCGTCCGAGGTGCCCCGCGCGTTGATGAGGACCGCGGAGATCCACCTTCTGCAATACCTCGATCCCACCTCGGCGGCCGCGGACCTGGAGCGGATCCGGAAGGAGTTTCCGCGGTTCGAGGGGGAGGACGAGGTGCTCTTCCTCCTCGCTCGGGCGTACGGCGCGGCGGGGGAGGACGAGCGACAGGCGGCGGCGCTCGCCGAGCTGACGAAGCGGTTTCCAAAATCGAACCGCGCCGCGGAGGGACGATGGATGCTGGCGTACGCGCTCCTCGGGCAGCGACGGTACGCCGACGCGGAACGGGAGTTCCGCAAGCTCCTGTATCTGTCGACGGAGCGCGAATCCACGGTCCAGGCCCGCTGGGGGGTGGCGCAGTCGCTTGAGGGGATGGGGGATCTCCCGGGCGCGATCGACCAGTACGAGGCGCTGCGGGGAGATGGGGGCGACCCGGCGTTCGTGACGGAGAAGATCGAGCGGCTGAAGGCCCGTCTACGGAAGCCGTGA